TTCCTCGTATGTTCGTATGGCCGCCAGAGACTGTTCCGCGTGCTCGAACTTCTTCATCCGGTCGACTACCAACTCCAGCCTGGCATAGATCAGGTCCCTGATTGAGGCCCTTATCGCCTCGGACCGTGAGGGGAAGTCGTCAATCTCCACGAGGAAGTCTATCGCCCGCAGGTGCCTCTGCGGTATGCGGATGGTGATCTTCTCTGTGTCTGGCCCCATTATGAATCGTCCCCGTCCGCGTATTTCCCTGTGGCGCCTTCTGTACCTCTTCTGCCTTACTGTGGTCGGACAGCCCCTTATATTGATGTGAAATATATAAAACCTCGGTTTTGCTTCTCGGGGGTCCTCGAAAGTCGTTCAGATTGCCTTAGTTGCATCTCGAAAAACGATTTATGAAGCGAAGAACCCGCGTATAAATCGAGCCAGCGTCAAGACGCTCAGATCCCGTTGCCCACCTGTCCC
This genomic window from Candidatus Thermoplasmatota archaeon contains:
- a CDS encoding ribbon-helix-helix domain-containing protein, whose translation is MGPDTEKITIRIPQRHLRAIDFLVEIDDFPSRSEAIRASIRDLIYARLELVVDRMKKFEHAEQSLAAIRTYEEKYLKK